Proteins encoded within one genomic window of Cyprinus carpio isolate SPL01 chromosome A15, ASM1834038v1, whole genome shotgun sequence:
- the bud23 gene encoding probable 18S rRNA (guanine-N(7))-methyltransferase, translated as MSSSCRRPEHMAPPEVFYNEQEAKKYSQNSRMIEIQTQMSERAVELLSLPEDQPCYLLDVGCGSGLSGDYLSEAGHYWVGVDISTAMLDVALQRDVEGDLLLGDMGEGLPFRPGMFDGCISISALQWLCNADKKTHSPPKRLYRFFSTLYSSLARGARAVFQIYPENSEQLELITAQAMKAGFTGGMVVDYPNSSKAKKFFLCLFAGVSGVLPKGLCSESTDRGVSNQAQFTAQRSRFKNMKGKSVKKSKDWIMEKKERRRRQGKDVRADTKYTARHRKPRF; from the exons ATGTCTTCGAGCTGTCGCAGACCCGAGCATATGGCCCCCCCAGAGGTG ttcTACAATGAACAAGAGGCCAAAAAATACTCCCAAAA CTCTCGGATGATAGAGATCCAGACGCAGATGTCCGAGCGAGCCGTGGAGCTGCTCAGTCTCCCCGAGGATCAGCCCTGTTACCTGCTGGATGTGGG CTGTGGCTCTGGACTCAGTGGAGATTATTTATCAGAAGCTGGTCACTACTGGGTTGGTGTGGACATCAGCACAGCCATGCTGG ATGTGGCCTTGCAGCGAGACGTGGAGGGAGATCTTCTGCTGGGAGACATGGGTGAGGGCTTGCCCTTCAGGCCGGGGATGTTCGACGGCTGTATAAG TATTTCAGCGCTGCAGTGGTTGTGCAACGCAGATAAGAAGACACACAGCCCTCCAAAGAGACTCTACCGCTTCTTCAGCACGCTGTACTCGTCACTG GCCAGAGGAGCACGTGCTGTGTTCCAGATATACCCTGAAAACTCGGAGCAG CTGGAGCTGATCACGGCTCAGGCCATGAAAGCCGGGTTCACAGGCGGGATGGTCGTCGACTATCCCAACAGCAGCAAAGCTAAAAA ATTTttcctgtgtttgtttgctggtGTATCAGGAGTCTTACCCAAG ggtTTATGTTCAGAGTCGACTGACAGAGGCGTATCAAATCAGGCTCAGTTCACAGCACAGAG GTCCCGTTTCAAAAATATGAAAGGAAAGTCTGTGAAGAAGAGTAAGGACTGGATCATGGAAAAGAAGGAGAGACGCCGCCGGCAGGGGAA GGATGTAAGGGCCGACACCAAGTACACGGCTCGTCACAGGAAACCTCGCTTCTGA